One Ananas comosus cultivar F153 linkage group 1, ASM154086v1, whole genome shotgun sequence DNA window includes the following coding sequences:
- the LOC109716870 gene encoding NDR1/HIN1-like protein 10 — protein MGSCTNVVLCCGITTFIIGLVIVLPIVLTIALDVQVSVEDATLARFALADKPTALSYNLSTVVRLHNPNYYYGVYYDQVEANFFFDGQRFDWLTLPNFYQHPKKTSRYYPAINGQSDITLGTTGLNNFVRENQTGLFSLELQLDAYVRFKKTHCRLLVTCPLAVRLTVAAGTTAAAFQRSKCSMDYPYDGNANCFCQKTNSCDD, from the coding sequence ATGGGTAGCTGTACTAACGTAGTTTTATGCTGTGGCATCACAACCTTCATTATCGGCCTCGTCATCGTCCTGCCAATCGTACTAACCATTGCTCTCGATGTTCAAGTCTCCGTCGAAGACGCTACCCTCGCCCGTTTCGCCCTCGCCGACAAACCAACCGCGCTCTCCTACAACCTCAGCACCGTCGTTCGGCTCCACAACCCTAACTATTACTACGGCGTCTACTACGACCAGGTGGAGGCCAACTTCTTTTTCGACGGACAGCGGTTTGATTGGCTGACTCTTCCGAACTTCTATCAGCACCCGAAGAAGACTTCCAGATACTATCCTGCCATCAACGGCCAGTCAGACATCACTCTCGGGACGACCGGCCTCAATAACTTCGTGAGAGAAAACCAGACGGGGCTCTTCAGTTTGGAGCTGCAGCTCGATGCTTACGTGCGGTTCAAGAAGACTCACTGCAGGCTTTTGGTGACATGTCCGCTCGCGGTGCGGCTGACGGTGGCCGCCGGAACTACGGCAGCCGCCTTCCAGCGGTCCAAATGCAGCATGGACTACCCTTATGATGGTAATGCCAACTGTTTTTGTCaaaaaactaatagttgtgATGATTAA
- the LOC109716946 gene encoding NDR1/HIN1-like protein 10, with product MSIGILLGLVLVLPIVLTIVLDPRFSVEDATLTRFALATKPTSLSYNLSTVIRVHNPNYYFGIYYDQVQAHFLFEGQRFDWLTLSTFYQHRKKTYKYYPVIGGQSDITLGSTGLNNFMRENQTGLFNLEVRIDAYVRFKPHKNGFMINVVKE from the exons ATGAG TATTGGCATCTTACTCGGCCTCGTACTTGTCTTGCCGATTGTATTAACCATTGTTTTAGATCCCCGATTCTCCGTCGAAGACGCCACACTGACACGCTTCGCCCTCGCCACGAAACCGACCTCGCTCTCCTACAACCTCAGCACGGTTATCCGCGTTCACAACCCTAACTACTACTTCGGCATCTACTACGACCAGGTGCAGGCCCACTTCCTCTTCGAAGGCCAGCGGTTCGACTGGCTGACCCTCTCGACCTTCTACCAGCACCGAAAGAAGACTTACAAATATTATCCTGTCATCGGCGGGCAGTCTGACATCACCCTGGGGAGCACTGGCCTCAACAACTTCATGAGAGAAAACCAGACTGGACTCTTCAACTTGGAGGTCCGAATCGACGCTTACGTACGATTCAAGCCGCACAAG AACGGATTCATGATTAATGTCGTGAAAGAGTGA
- the LOC109714431 gene encoding NDR1/HIN1-like protein 10 encodes MRDYTCCCITATCAIVVGLVIVLPIVLTITLNVRPSIEDATLTRFVLVPKPTSISYNLSTVIRLYNPNYYYGIYFDSLEANFLFEGQRFDWVTLPTFYQHPKKTNIFRPVIGGDSIDITLGTTGLDNFVSENRTGVFNLEVQLSAHIRYKPNKYHCELLARCPFTVQLGTGSTGKNSFERAKCDVEYPNASDDC; translated from the coding sequence ATGCGCGACTACACCTGCTGCTGCATCACAGCTACCTGCGCTATTGTAGTAGGCCTCGTAATCGTGTTGCCGATCGTTTTAACCATCACTCTAAATGTTCGACCGTCGATCGAAGATGCGACGCTCACCCGCTTCGTCCTCGTCCCGAAGCCGACCTCTATTTCCTACAACCTCAGCACGGTCATTCGGCTGTACAACCCTAACTATTACTACGGGATCTACTTCGACTCGCTGGAGGCCAACTTCCTCTTCGAAGGTCAGCGGTTCGACTGGGTGACCCTCCCGACTTTCTACCAGCATCCTAAAAAGACTAACATATTTCGCCCCGTGATCGGCGGTGATTCGATCGACATAACTTTGGGGACCACCGGCCTCGACAACTTTGTAAGCGAAAACCGGACCGGGGTTTTCAACTTGGAGGTGCAGCTCAGCGCTCATATACGGTACAAGCCGAATAAGTATCATTGTGAGTTGTTAGCGAGATGCCCTTTCACAGTGCAATTGGGGACAGGATCCACAGGAAAAAACTCGTTTGAAAGGGCGAAATGCGATGTGGAGTATCCAAATGCTAGTGATGATTGTTGA